One genomic window of Desulfuromonas sp. AOP6 includes the following:
- a CDS encoding ATP-binding protein yields MPGLPIILDFLHNTILLLALGALYGTIQQYPDTLGRKLTTGFFIGMITVGLIANPWQLAPGVIFDSRSILLSVGGAFFGFIPTLVAAGISALYRLYLSGPGTLPGVLTILASGLLGLALKKYGPGRVYQLSGWVWYAFGFGVQTVVLLLMFTMPTELALPALRNITVPTLIIYPVVTVLLAKLLAAQEAHIRRKLALDTSERQYRELVQQSRVIILQIDREGKVTFINEYGQDFFGYTYEELVGQKVVGTIVPEVDSSGRNLGEMIDTALQTSDPFLENENENQCRDGRRVRIQWKNTPLYDASFEYAGLHCIGHDVTELRRAEAILKSKEQYLQLLLELVPIPLLILEGHREITYANRAFTDLFGYTLTEFSTLADWRLRAFPDEAYRDRVEKNFADAVMQARQAGKPIETQALSVTCQDGSVREVLARYASIEDKEIVVFNDITREREIDRMKSEFIATAAHELRTPLASIKGFAELLLAEKTFVEEQRDEYLTIIYDKSEVLERVIDDLLDISRVEAGRLIHIEKQPCDIRAQIAASVHAYQKEFRQRRLELDWPDQGPREILVDPYKIEQVMENLLSNAVKFSGPDSPIRVRGTFSDQDIRIEVRDEGIGMEKKDLDRIFDKFYRVDSSDTAVPGMGLGMGIVKGILEAHGGHIEVESVPGKGTTVSFSLPLEKDARP; encoded by the coding sequence GTGCCCGGTCTACCCATTATCCTCGACTTTCTGCACAACACCATCTTGTTGCTGGCCCTCGGTGCTCTCTACGGAACCATCCAGCAGTATCCGGACACCCTGGGACGAAAGCTTACCACCGGCTTTTTCATCGGCATGATCACCGTCGGCCTCATCGCCAACCCCTGGCAACTGGCCCCTGGTGTCATCTTTGACAGCCGTTCCATCCTGCTCAGCGTCGGCGGCGCTTTCTTCGGCTTTATACCGACCCTCGTCGCCGCCGGTATCTCGGCACTTTATCGCCTCTACCTGTCCGGACCCGGCACCCTCCCCGGCGTTCTGACCATACTGGCCTCCGGACTTCTCGGCCTGGCTTTGAAAAAATACGGGCCTGGGCGCGTTTACCAGCTGTCCGGCTGGGTCTGGTATGCTTTCGGCTTCGGCGTACAGACGGTCGTTCTTCTTCTCATGTTCACCATGCCGACCGAGCTGGCCCTGCCCGCGCTACGGAACATAACTGTCCCAACGCTGATTATCTATCCCGTGGTCACCGTCCTGCTCGCCAAACTTCTGGCGGCGCAAGAGGCGCACATTCGCCGCAAGCTGGCTCTGGATACCAGCGAACGCCAGTACCGGGAATTGGTTCAGCAATCCCGGGTGATTATCCTGCAGATCGATCGGGAAGGGAAAGTCACCTTCATCAACGAGTACGGTCAGGATTTTTTCGGCTACACCTATGAGGAGCTGGTCGGTCAGAAGGTGGTCGGCACCATCGTACCGGAAGTCGACAGTTCCGGACGCAATCTGGGGGAAATGATTGATACCGCCCTGCAGACTTCCGATCCTTTTCTGGAGAACGAAAACGAGAATCAGTGCAGAGACGGTCGCCGGGTGCGCATCCAATGGAAAAACACCCCGCTTTACGATGCCTCCTTCGAATACGCCGGCCTGCACTGCATTGGCCACGACGTCACTGAACTGCGCCGGGCCGAAGCCATTCTCAAATCCAAGGAGCAATATCTGCAGCTGCTCCTCGAATTGGTTCCCATTCCCCTTCTTATCCTGGAGGGACACCGGGAAATCACCTACGCGAACCGGGCCTTTACAGATCTGTTTGGCTATACTCTCACCGAATTTTCCACCCTGGCCGACTGGCGTCTGCGGGCCTTTCCTGATGAGGCCTATCGGGACCGCGTGGAAAAAAACTTCGCCGATGCAGTTATGCAGGCCCGGCAGGCCGGCAAGCCCATCGAAACCCAGGCGCTGTCCGTCACCTGCCAGGACGGCTCCGTGCGCGAGGTTTTAGCCCGCTACGCCTCCATCGAGGACAAAGAGATCGTCGTTTTCAACGATATCACCCGGGAGCGCGAGATCGATCGCATGAAAAGTGAGTTCATCGCCACGGCAGCCCATGAACTGCGAACGCCTCTGGCCTCCATCAAAGGTTTTGCAGAGCTGCTGCTGGCAGAGAAGACCTTTGTTGAAGAGCAGCGCGACGAATACCTGACCATCATTTATGATAAATCGGAGGTATTGGAGCGCGTCATCGATGACCTGCTCGATATCAGCCGGGTTGAGGCGGGGCGCCTGATTCACATCGAAAAGCAGCCTTGCGATATCCGGGCCCAGATTGCCGCCTCCGTACACGCTTACCAGAAGGAGTTCCGCCAGCGGCGCCTCGAACTGGACTGGCCCGACCAGGGTCCACGGGAAATTCTGGTGGACCCATATAAAATCGAGCAGGTCATGGAAAACCTGCTGAGCAACGCCGTCAAGTTTTCAGGCCCTGACAGCCCCATCCGGGTTCGCGGCACGTTCAGTGACCAGGACATCAGGATTGAGGTGCGGGACGAAGGCATCGGCATGGAGAAAAAAGATCTCGACCGTATCTTTGACAAGTTCTATCGGGTCGACAGCTCCGACACCGCCGTACCCGGCATGGGGCTGGGAATGGGTATCGTCAAGGGGATCTTGGAAGCTCATGGCGGCCACATCGAGGTAGAAAGCGTCCCAGGCAAGGGAACGACCGTCTCCTTTTCCCTCCCCCTCGAAAAGGACGCCCGCCCCTGA
- a CDS encoding PaaI family thioesterase, with amino-acid sequence MEKVIAQPETSPPAPPVDLSGEPDWTPFDAPSLVGASLRFVSGEPDGNRYRVRYYCDGQRRLQARVWFGPETEGPPGHSHGGAMAAVFDEVLGLAAWTAGYSVVVGNLNVSFRNMLPLEQVVTVESDIVSVQGRKVKVRGRLCRDGTVYAEAEALCITVQVP; translated from the coding sequence TTGGAGAAAGTCATCGCCCAGCCTGAAACTTCACCGCCCGCCCCCCCCGTCGATCTCAGCGGCGAGCCGGATTGGACCCCCTTTGACGCCCCCTCGCTGGTAGGCGCTTCCCTGCGCTTTGTCTCCGGCGAGCCCGACGGCAACCGCTATCGGGTTCGCTATTACTGCGACGGCCAACGGCGGCTGCAGGCCAGGGTCTGGTTCGGCCCCGAAACCGAAGGCCCGCCGGGACATTCCCATGGCGGCGCCATGGCCGCCGTTTTTGACGAAGTCCTGGGGCTGGCAGCCTGGACGGCCGGCTACTCGGTGGTCGTCGGCAATCTCAACGTCAGTTTCCGCAACATGCTTCCCCTCGAGCAGGTGGTGACCGTCGAAAGCGACATCGTCTCCGTGCAGGGACGCAAGGTCAAGGTGCGTGGCCGTCTCTGCCGGGATGGTACCGTATATGCCGAAGCTGAAGCACTCTGTATCACGGTTCAGGTTCCATAA
- a CDS encoding DUF502 domain-containing protein, whose amino-acid sequence MKRLGRIMFQGLAAILPAALTIYILFWSATTAEKLLGGVIQMIVPERFYVPGMGLLAGVFVIFLLGLALNAFLVRRLFDFSESLMNRIPLVKTLYGSVKDFVGFFSHQKNREFNQVVTLELNLGGMPMRFLGFVTRTDFHDLPKGIGQEGEVAVYLPLSYQIGGYTVMVPRSAVKPVDISMQRAMGFAVTAGMFTEKGRPAPPQKPLSSL is encoded by the coding sequence GTGAAACGACTTGGCCGCATCATGTTTCAGGGCTTGGCCGCCATTCTGCCGGCAGCTCTGACCATCTATATCCTGTTCTGGTCCGCCACCACCGCCGAAAAACTCCTCGGTGGGGTCATCCAGATGATTGTGCCCGAAAGGTTCTATGTGCCGGGCATGGGACTTCTAGCCGGTGTTTTCGTGATCTTTTTACTGGGGCTGGCTCTCAACGCCTTCCTGGTGCGGAGGTTGTTCGATTTCAGTGAGTCACTGATGAATCGCATCCCCCTGGTCAAGACCCTCTACGGCTCGGTGAAAGATTTTGTCGGTTTCTTCTCCCATCAGAAAAATCGCGAGTTCAATCAGGTGGTGACCCTTGAATTGAACCTGGGTGGAATGCCCATGCGCTTCCTCGGGTTTGTCACCCGCACCGATTTTCACGATCTTCCCAAGGGCATCGGCCAGGAGGGAGAGGTTGCCGTGTATCTTCCTTTGTCCTACCAGATTGGCGGTTACACGGTCATGGTGCCGCGTTCGGCGGTGAAGCCGGTCGATATCTCCATGCAGCGGGCCATGGGGTTTGCGGTGACCGCCGGCATGTTCACCGAAAAGGGGCGTCCCGCCCCGCCGCAGAAGCCCTTGAGTTCGCTCTAG
- a CDS encoding transporter substrate-binding domain-containing protein, giving the protein MGLFQVLSIETVRFVRTILGVILLCLPVMVGADPGPQPTVAVRVAVLSNSPPLQFYDPEQNRAAGFAVDIFEAVARRQGFKPSYVFADTWSEVIALVSKGQADVAASLAVSEERQQQLVFSEVIDTTPVSVFVRARDAVVTGLDPGTHVGTTEGSFILAHLEKIPDLEVHTYKSVPEGLFALLAGREDAFVAGENLFLKEARDAHLENRIRTLGKPLLDSKRAMAVAPSKPGLLEKLNEGIRELVASPQYREIYIRWYGKPISYWTVKRILALMSGLLAVTIAGLLYWRYQSVNQLHEALSESEARLRQAMDATSDGLWAWDFKNRQVYYNPNYYRMLGFEPGEFRADMTSWQERLHPDDRQDTLAAFETCRTSKGERFEREFRLRDKDGGWIWVLGRGEAVKRSEDGQALKMIGTHVNITALKQAEETMREALRDAEASRDRVNAILESVPDALIVADKDRRLLLMNQEAEKLFGRKGESLTGHSLDEIIRDPLLFDVVSGPRTGDERTQVAYVDLPHPELGGIRHFQAISAAVQGRSGDGSGTVTLLRDITREREVDRMKSEFISIAAHELKTPLTSIIGYADLLLREEELGPFTDEQRQEFLSYIQQKGDVLEHLVDDLLNLSRIEAGRPLVLDRQPCNLTALIRALIPHHQRETDRHHFEIDLPADAVILNVDRGKMEQVFDNLLSNAVKYSPDGGAIRIRGERLEAEFQVTVEDEGLGMTAEQVERIFEKFYRANYQNTAVGGLGLGMSIVRSLVEAHNGKIWVESELGRGTRVFVRLPLASV; this is encoded by the coding sequence ATGGGCCTTTTCCAGGTTCTGTCCATAGAGACAGTCCGATTCGTGCGCACCATCCTGGGTGTCATTCTGCTGTGCCTGCCCGTCATGGTTGGGGCCGATCCCGGGCCGCAACCCACCGTCGCCGTCAGGGTGGCGGTTTTGAGCAACTCTCCACCCCTGCAGTTTTATGATCCCGAACAGAACAGGGCCGCCGGCTTTGCCGTTGATATTTTTGAAGCGGTGGCAAGACGGCAGGGTTTTAAGCCCAGCTATGTTTTTGCCGACACCTGGTCCGAGGTCATCGCTCTGGTCAGCAAGGGGCAGGCCGATGTGGCCGCCAGCCTGGCCGTCAGTGAAGAGCGTCAGCAGCAGCTCGTCTTCAGTGAAGTTATCGACACGACCCCGGTCTCGGTTTTTGTCCGGGCCCGTGATGCCGTGGTGACCGGACTGGATCCCGGCACGCACGTGGGGACCACGGAGGGAAGTTTCATTCTCGCCCATCTTGAGAAGATCCCTGACCTGGAGGTTCATACCTATAAAAGTGTTCCGGAAGGGCTTTTCGCTTTGCTGGCCGGCCGGGAAGATGCCTTTGTCGCCGGCGAGAACCTTTTTCTCAAGGAAGCTCGCGACGCCCATCTGGAAAATCGCATCCGCACCCTTGGAAAACCGCTGCTCGACAGCAAGCGGGCCATGGCGGTGGCCCCGAGCAAACCCGGCTTGCTGGAAAAACTCAACGAAGGCATTCGCGAGTTGGTCGCCTCTCCCCAATACCGGGAGATTTATATCCGCTGGTATGGAAAGCCCATCTCCTACTGGACGGTGAAGCGCATCCTGGCCCTGATGTCGGGCCTGCTGGCTGTCACCATTGCCGGCTTACTTTACTGGCGCTATCAGTCCGTGAATCAGTTGCATGAGGCCCTGAGCGAGAGCGAAGCGCGCCTGCGTCAGGCCATGGACGCCACCAGTGACGGGCTGTGGGCCTGGGATTTTAAGAACCGACAGGTCTATTACAATCCCAATTACTACCGGATGCTCGGTTTTGAGCCGGGAGAGTTTCGAGCCGATATGACCAGCTGGCAGGAACGTCTCCACCCCGACGACCGCCAGGACACGCTGGCGGCATTCGAGACCTGCCGCACCAGCAAGGGGGAGCGCTTCGAGCGCGAGTTCCGCCTGCGGGACAAAGACGGTGGCTGGATCTGGGTGCTTGGCCGCGGTGAAGCCGTAAAGCGAAGCGAGGACGGCCAGGCCCTGAAGATGATCGGTACCCATGTCAATATCACCGCCCTCAAGCAGGCGGAAGAGACGATGCGGGAAGCTCTGCGGGATGCAGAGGCGTCCCGAGATCGCGTCAACGCCATTCTTGAGTCCGTGCCCGATGCGCTGATCGTGGCGGACAAGGACAGGCGTCTGTTGCTGATGAACCAGGAAGCGGAAAAACTCTTTGGACGAAAAGGGGAAAGCCTTACGGGGCATTCATTGGATGAAATCATCCGTGACCCTCTTCTCTTCGACGTGGTCAGCGGGCCACGGACAGGGGACGAAAGAACTCAGGTGGCCTATGTGGATCTGCCCCATCCCGAACTTGGCGGAATCCGCCACTTTCAGGCCATATCCGCTGCTGTTCAGGGGAGGTCGGGCGATGGCTCGGGGACTGTCACCCTGCTGCGGGACATTACCCGGGAACGTGAAGTCGATCGCATGAAGAGCGAATTCATATCGATCGCCGCCCACGAACTCAAAACTCCCCTGACGTCCATCATAGGCTATGCCGATCTGCTGCTGCGCGAGGAAGAACTGGGTCCTTTCACCGATGAGCAGCGCCAGGAGTTTCTTTCCTATATCCAGCAGAAAGGGGATGTTCTGGAGCATCTCGTCGATGACCTGCTCAATCTCAGCCGGATCGAGGCCGGCCGTCCTCTTGTGCTCGATAGGCAGCCCTGTAATCTGACGGCCCTCATCCGCGCCCTCATTCCGCACCATCAGCGGGAGACCGATCGTCACCACTTTGAGATCGACCTGCCTGCGGACGCTGTGATCCTGAACGTGGATCGGGGTAAAATGGAGCAGGTTTTCGATAACCTGCTGAGCAATGCGGTGAAGTACTCGCCCGATGGTGGCGCCATACGCATCCGTGGTGAGCGCCTGGAAGCTGAGTTTCAGGTGACGGTCGAGGATGAAGGGCTCGGCATGACAGCCGAGCAGGTTGAGAGAATTTTCGAGAAGTTCTATCGTGCCAACTATCAAAACACGGCCGTGGGTGGCTTGGGTTTAGGCATGAGCATCGTTCGCTCCCTGGTCGAAGCCCATAACGGCAAGATCTGGGTAGAAAGCGAGCTGGGCCGGGGAACCCGTGTTTTTGTCCGACTGCCCCTGGCTTCAGTCTGA
- a CDS encoding glycine zipper 2TM domain-containing protein has translation MKRCHQVLSVFSLVFILLALTACMPESRAGKTYSRDQAMTSQSVYYGVVLRVEDVTLEGTQTGAGTVGGAAMGGMLGSAVGSGAGRSIATVGGAIVGALAGSAAEKGVTTKDAQEIEVSLDNGETLIVVQEKDEAFVVGDRVRVIRGRDGTTRVRQ, from the coding sequence ATGAAGCGTTGTCATCAGGTTCTATCGGTATTTTCCCTCGTCTTTATTCTGCTGGCGCTGACCGCCTGTATGCCCGAGAGTCGGGCCGGCAAGACCTACAGCCGTGACCAGGCCATGACCAGTCAATCCGTTTATTACGGAGTGGTGCTGCGGGTTGAGGATGTAACGCTCGAAGGCACCCAGACCGGAGCCGGTACCGTGGGAGGCGCGGCCATGGGCGGCATGCTTGGTTCCGCTGTCGGCAGTGGCGCCGGGCGTTCCATCGCCACGGTCGGCGGGGCCATCGTCGGCGCTCTGGCTGGGTCGGCGGCGGAAAAAGGGGTGACGACCAAGGACGCCCAGGAGATCGAGGTTAGCCTCGACAACGGCGAAACTCTCATTGTCGTACAGGAAAAGGACGAGGCCTTTGTGGTCGGCGACCGTGTCCGTGTCATCCGCGGACGGGACGGCACCACGCGGGTGAGGCAGTAA
- a CDS encoding calcium/sodium antiporter — protein MTWILLVAGFVLLVAGAEYLVRGAASLAMDFGISPLVVGLTVVAFGTSSPELAVSVFSSLKGQAGLALGNVVGSNICNVLVILGLSALVAPLVVSRQVVRLEVPIMIGVSFLLVGMALDGTLARWEGVILFVGAVVYTGWTVNRSLRENKQKPADDEVDNDIVPSSRPMQIVQIVGGLVLLGLGSRWLVQGAVTIAQHFGVSDLVIGLTVVAIGTSLPELATSVLASIRGQRDIAVGNVVGSNIFNILVVLGLTAAVVPGGVPVPRSALTFDLPVMLVVAVACLPIFLTGHRIARREGALFFAYYGIYAAFLIMTAMEHEAKPLLAQAVLIFVIPLTLLTLGISLWRHFRVVPYGKD, from the coding sequence ATGACATGGATTTTGCTGGTGGCCGGCTTCGTCCTGCTGGTGGCTGGGGCCGAATACCTCGTGCGTGGCGCGGCCTCTCTGGCCATGGATTTCGGGATCTCCCCCCTGGTGGTCGGCCTGACCGTGGTGGCTTTCGGCACCAGCTCACCGGAACTGGCGGTCAGCGTTTTCTCCTCTCTCAAAGGACAGGCCGGTCTTGCCCTCGGCAACGTGGTCGGCAGCAATATCTGCAACGTGCTGGTCATTCTGGGCCTGTCGGCACTGGTCGCTCCCCTGGTCGTCTCCCGTCAGGTGGTACGTCTCGAAGTGCCTATTATGATAGGCGTTTCTTTTCTGCTGGTCGGCATGGCGCTGGATGGCACGCTGGCGCGCTGGGAAGGGGTGATCCTCTTTGTTGGCGCTGTCGTCTATACCGGTTGGACGGTCAATCGCAGCCTGCGGGAGAATAAGCAGAAACCAGCGGATGATGAAGTGGATAACGATATCGTGCCGTCGTCCCGTCCCATGCAGATCGTGCAGATCGTTGGCGGCCTGGTGCTATTGGGACTCGGCTCCCGCTGGCTCGTGCAGGGCGCGGTGACCATCGCCCAGCATTTCGGCGTCAGCGATCTGGTCATCGGTCTCACCGTGGTCGCCATCGGCACCTCCCTGCCCGAGTTGGCCACCTCGGTGCTGGCCAGCATCCGGGGACAACGCGACATCGCCGTCGGCAACGTGGTTGGCAGCAACATCTTCAATATCCTCGTCGTCCTCGGCCTCACCGCCGCCGTGGTGCCTGGCGGGGTGCCGGTACCGCGTTCGGCGCTGACCTTCGATTTGCCCGTCATGCTGGTTGTCGCCGTTGCCTGTCTCCCCATTTTCCTGACCGGACATCGCATCGCCCGTCGCGAAGGGGCTCTTTTCTTTGCCTATTACGGCATTTATGCCGCCTTTTTGATCATGACGGCCATGGAGCATGAGGCCAAACCCCTTTTGGCGCAGGCCGTCCTTATCTTTGTCATCCCGCTGACGCTGCTGACCCTCGGCATCTCCCTGTGGCGGCATTTTCGCGTGGTGCCCTACGGTAAGGATTAG
- a CDS encoding outer membrane beta-barrel protein: MIKARFALLTLFFILFSLPAFAQEEGFYVAGSYGALLLNESDGEKPSGDFVVDFDTGNALTFALGYDFGTKHPDIGVGRLELELALREIPLKETDFTGALATAEGDLEVRSLMLNSFGESRDNLPWIPYVGLGVGVAEVRLENATTGGAPFVDDSDLVFAFQAGAGVGFMVSDPLTIDFGYRFLGMTKPELTAANGEKFELEHYSHLFLVGARITF, from the coding sequence ATGATCAAAGCCAGATTCGCACTGCTGACCTTGTTTTTTATCCTGTTCAGTCTGCCGGCTTTTGCCCAGGAAGAAGGCTTCTATGTCGCTGGCAGCTACGGCGCCCTTCTTCTCAATGAATCCGACGGAGAAAAACCCTCCGGCGACTTTGTCGTGGATTTCGATACAGGCAACGCGCTGACTTTCGCCCTGGGCTATGATTTTGGCACCAAACATCCCGATATCGGAGTGGGGCGGCTCGAACTGGAGCTGGCTCTGCGCGAAATTCCCTTAAAGGAAACGGACTTTACCGGCGCCTTGGCCACCGCCGAAGGCGATCTGGAAGTCCGCAGCCTCATGCTCAACTCCTTCGGAGAATCACGGGACAATCTCCCCTGGATTCCCTATGTCGGCCTGGGGGTCGGTGTGGCAGAAGTCCGTCTCGAAAACGCCACCACCGGCGGCGCTCCTTTTGTTGACGACAGCGACCTCGTCTTTGCCTTTCAGGCCGGCGCTGGTGTCGGTTTCATGGTCAGTGATCCTTTGACTATCGATTTCGGCTATCGCTTCCTGGGAATGACCAAGCCGGAACTCACCGCCGCCAACGGCGAAAAATTCGAGTTGGAGCATTACAGCCACCTCTTTCTGGTGGGAGCGCGCATCACTTTCTGA
- a CDS encoding MBL fold metallo-hydrolase, which yields MKQEQYVCLVCGFNMVNFHPENCPFCGAPKEKFITAKECSARFEVISTPVNEKVTRLNSQPDLGYEHAAYRIETDQGAIWIDCPSSFDTSLPRVDTILFTHHHFLGAVNLYREYFAAKVGIHQADSNHEICRPFRFDNLFDRNFSYRGIEAFHLDGHTPGFTFYLFEETLFICDYVFLTGDGMKLNPFGPADRTIGGSNQLRDLLDGRQLTTVCGYNYVIDYPEWKRRFEAGAPFGGF from the coding sequence ATGAAACAGGAACAATATGTCTGCCTGGTCTGCGGATTCAATATGGTGAATTTTCATCCGGAGAATTGTCCCTTTTGTGGAGCGCCGAAGGAGAAGTTTATCACGGCAAAGGAATGCTCGGCCCGGTTCGAGGTGATATCCACCCCAGTCAACGAGAAGGTGACCCGGCTTAACTCTCAACCGGACCTCGGGTATGAGCATGCCGCCTATCGGATCGAAACTGACCAAGGCGCCATCTGGATCGACTGCCCTTCTTCCTTTGACACCTCCCTGCCCCGAGTCGATACGATCCTGTTCACACATCACCACTTTCTTGGGGCCGTCAACCTCTATCGAGAATATTTTGCCGCCAAGGTAGGTATCCACCAGGCCGACTCGAATCATGAAATCTGCCGCCCATTCAGGTTTGACAACCTTTTTGACCGTAACTTCAGCTATCGTGGCATTGAAGCATTCCACCTCGATGGACACACACCCGGTTTCACTTTCTACCTATTCGAGGAAACGTTGTTCATTTGCGATTACGTCTTTCTTACCGGGGACGGGATGAAGCTTAACCCCTTCGGTCCAGCCGACAGGACCATCGGCGGCAGCAACCAGCTTCGAGACCTTCTTGACGGCCGTCAGCTTACAACCGTTTGCGGATATAACTACGTCATCGACTACCCTGAGTGGAAGCGCCGTTTCGAAGCGGGCGCTCCGTTTGGAGGTTTCTGA
- a CDS encoding DUF3096 domain-containing protein translates to MTMQIEPLLSLLAGILILVIPKLLNYIVAIYLILIGLSGLFNL, encoded by the coding sequence ATGACTATGCAAATCGAACCACTGCTGTCCCTGCTGGCCGGTATTCTTATTCTCGTGATCCCGAAACTTTTGAATTACATCGTGGCCATTTATCTGATCCTAATCGGACTGAGCGGACTTTTCAACCTTTAG
- a CDS encoding SHOCT domain-containing protein has product MLRLLMITVVSLPLIFTVGCSRGAVGGAAIGAGAAGAVYEYSNKERLENLRHEYESGEISRDEYLRRKQEIEERSLIY; this is encoded by the coding sequence ATGCTGAGATTATTGATGATTACGGTCGTGAGCCTGCCCCTGATCTTTACGGTCGGCTGCAGTCGCGGCGCGGTTGGCGGCGCGGCAATAGGAGCAGGTGCTGCCGGGGCGGTATACGAATATTCCAACAAGGAAAGGTTGGAAAATCTGCGTCATGAATACGAGTCGGGTGAAATCTCCCGGGATGAATACCTGCGCAGGAAACAGGAGATCGAGGAGAGGTCCCTCATCTATTAA